One Solanum lycopersicum chromosome 4, SLM_r2.1 DNA window includes the following coding sequences:
- the LOC101254478 gene encoding probable adenylate kinase 6, chloroplastic, translating into MVVWTRAVVRTWRCRPTNFSRAFSEKLPTSEPKGRNIQWVFLGCPGVGKGTYAARLSKLLGVPHIATGDLVRQQLSSHGPLASKLVDIVSQGQLISDEIVIDLLSKRLEAGEAKGETGFILDGFPRTIRQAEILEGVTDIDLVINLKLREDALIAKCLGRRTCSECGGNYNVACIDMKGDDGETRMYMPPLLPPPHCETKLITRSDDTENVVKERLRIYHEMSKPVEDFYRQRGKLLEFDLPGGIPESWSKLLQALNIYDDEDKKSAAA; encoded by the exons ATGGTGGTTTGGACCCGTGCAGTGGTAAGAACATGGAGATGTAGACCCACCAATTTTAGCCGGGCTTTTTCTGAAAAATTACCTACATCGGAGCCTAAGGGCAGAAATATTCAGTGGGTATTCCTGGGTTGCCCTGGTGTCGGAAAAGGGACTTATGCAGCTCGACTTTCTAAGCTTCTTGGCGTACCCCACATAGCTACTGGTGATCTCGTCCGTCAACAATTATCCTCTCATGGTCCTCTTGCCTCAAAG CTTGTGGATATTGTTAGCCAAGGGCAATTAATTTCAGACGAAATTGTAATAGATTTGCTATCTAAGCGTCTTGAAGCTGGAGAAGCAAAGGGTGAAACAGGATTTATTCTTGATGGATTTCCTCGAACTATACGGCAGGCG GAAATCTTAGAGGGAGTGACAGACATTGACTTGGTGATTAATCTGAAGCTTCGGGAAGATGCGTTGATTGCCAAGTGCTTAGGAAGAAGGACTTGTAGTGAGTGTGGAGGCAATTATAATGTTGCGTGCATTGATATGAAGGGTGATGATGGAGAAACTAGAATGTACATGCCTCCCCTTCTCCCTCCTCCGCATTGTGAAACCAAACTTATTACACGGTCTGATGACACTGAAAATGTTGTGAAGGAACGCCTCCGCATCTACCATGAAATG AGCAAACCAGTAGAGGACTTTTACCGCCAGCGAGGTAAGCTGTTGGAGTTTGATCTCCCTGGAGGAATTCCAGAGTCATGGTCAAAGTTACTTCAGGCTTTGAATATCTACGACGACGAGGATAAGAAATCTGCTGCAGCATGA